One Raphanus sativus cultivar WK10039 unplaced genomic scaffold, ASM80110v3 Scaffold2839, whole genome shotgun sequence genomic window, TCTTACTGGTCTCAGGTATAAAAATATGACTATTTCTTTTACTGTCATTGTCTGTTTCCTTTAGCCTTTGTGAAGTtgtgtaatatttttcttacaCTGATTGGTTAAATATGTGTGAAACAGGCTGATAAGTCACTGGGACAGAAGCTGGCAAGCCGTCTGAACGTGAGACCAAGCATCTAAAACGAGTGAACAAGATTCTTGATTGGTCGTTGTGTGGTTCTAATAGGcaagagaagaaagatgggAAGAGATCAGATGTGCCATGGTATAATCTTCATCATGTGGATCTTGTGTGTTGTGttgtaatattatttgttttatgaccaaaacaaaaacttttgttCTGTTGTGTAACCTTGGTTTTGTCTCATGTTGTTATTCACAAATAATAATACATCAAAGATTTTACAATAATAGTCGGTGTCATTTGATGAGATCTCCTCTTTATTTGAAATCTTCTaatgaaaattaaaagtaaGAACCACATGACTTGTCGACAAGGACATGGTATTGGTACAAAAGTTCAGGACGAAAGGAGCAGAGCAAGTATGAAACGAAAACGACAGTAAAGGCCATATAATCTTTTATTTGCTTTGTGTTAGAAAATTTAGAGTTGCTTTCAATATGTGCTGTAGATTTGGCCACACTAAATAAATGTTGTATCAAAGTTGGAGAAATCTTGAATtctaacatttataaaataaaatttagatttgacatttttggtttgaatttatAAGAGAAGAAGTCGAAGCAGAACAAGAAGAGAACACCATGGACGAGTGCATGCGTGTGATTGAACCGGTCCAacaacaaatatgaaaaataatggGCCGGCCCATGAGTCAATTTATAATTCACACAATTCCACACTCTTGTTTCTGTGAGCTTTGAGGAAAGTGCAGCCTATACCAAAAGTTAGATATAGATCTTCGTTTGGTGTATAGCTTTTAAGTTTTTGAACAGAATCTTATTGCGTTCTTTTTGACAAATTGAAGTGCAACCTATTGTAGATGCTATTATACAACTAGATTGTTTATTTTCATAGGTATTAGGGAGGATCTAGAAAACAACATAGGTAGCACAGATTTGTTCAAATAAAGACCGAGAATCTATAATGGAGAAGGCTCATGTTTCTGTTTAGAAAAGCGCGAGAACTCTAGGAGGCAGGCTAAACATATGATTCTCTcctgttttacatttttaaaatcttgTCAGAAAAGACACTAAAATGTTGAAATATAACTACTGTTCTCTCTTGTCACTGTACTGTAGTATTGATTACTGAGCAACCCAATAATTCCTACAGCCTCTCCAATACGCGTGTCTACTGACTCTACTCCCACCTCTCTCCGCTATCTCGCAACATCTAAACAAAtagttaaacttttttttttttgaaacactaaaCAAATAGTTAAACTGATACTCCattttattagaaaattatGTTGGTTGGTACCATCcttaccaaaataaaatttcaatttttaacgTAGACTTCAAAGATATTAACGAGAAATGtttgaaaaatgtataaatCAGTTGAATTACCCTTAGTTCATacctattttgaattttttttttcagttttgtaaTTACTATAATAtactataaaattgttttaactTTCTCCTAAGTCCTTTTTAATGTAAAAATTGCATAAAATTATATCCAAATTTTCATAAGTTAGAAGAAAATATGAATATTCTATTTATATCCAGCTGGACTTCATCTTTCCATTGatgcaaaagaaacaaaaacaaaataggaaaaataaaatCCTAGAAATTTACTTCTTGATAACCTTTATCCTAGTCACTCTGCCACGTCATCTTCCCGGAGTAAAAATCTCTCCGTTCACCGGACTCGAAGGCTTTTTCTACATCTCATACCAACTTCAGAGAACGAGAAGAAAACTGTTTCTCCCTAGAAAACAAAGGCCTCGATTCTATTCTTCTTGGGTGTATTACAGATCGGACAGAGAGCTAGACCATCCTCACAACCCGTGCAGCAACAGAGATGCCTACACGGCAGAAACACCACTCTCGTCTCTCCACTAGACCCACAGTTCAAGCAACAACTACTCATCGGAAAATTATCTCCGTCGTCTCCTCCGCAGAAAGACCCTTCGTCCTCCGCCGCTGTACCGTCGTCGCGACACGCCGCGGCTCTCTCACGAACCTGTTCAAGCGTCGAGTTGAGCGTCGCGACCATCGCTTCGTTCTCACGAGCCGTTCTCTGCCACGTTTGGTTCTCCGTTTCCATCTTCCTCAGAAGATTCTCGAGCTCCATGTTCTTGCTCAACGCTCTCGACATCTCTTCTTCCTTGTGCGCCATCAAAACCAAAGCTTTCGTCTCCATCTTCCTCAAGATCGTCTCTGTTTCTTGCTTCCTCTGTTCTTGCAACGCATATCTCAACCTCTCGCTCTgtaaaagaacaaaactttATCAGTGCCCATGTTGTAAAAATCAAATCTTTCGATGAGATATGGTGATTACGAACCTGTATTCTGATGAACTGATCGATCTCTTGCCTCTGTTTCTCCATATGAACGTCTAAAAAGCCCTGAGAACGGTTCTGTTGATGGTGAAACAGAGCTTGTTGGTTCGTATACGACTGGTCGATTTGGATTCCGCCATCGTCGTTGATCAGCGAAAACTCGGGGCCACTAGTTCCGATGAACGGAGCGTTGTTGTAACTCAGCTGCGCTTGTATTGCCATCTCCTTTACAGCtaaaacagagaagaaaaggctttgtttttcttttaacaaagAAAGAACAGAGAACGAAGTAATAAAGAGAATCAAAAGGGTCTGATCCGTTTGTTTCTCGGGAAATAAACTTTTGTTTTCAATACAATGCATGTAACGTCTGCACGATTACCACcttatatcaatatatataaatatgatatgaaCGGTGAGAGAGACTTTTATGGGTTAATACTGATCTGACACGATTGTATAGAAACGACGTACACATGCTGATTATGTGACTGAACTCCATCTTTTTATCTTCCAACGTCAGAGATTTTGCCAGAGCcgttttgtcttttatttactttttcttttatagTGATTCTTTCTTGGCTTTTTCGTTAATGTGAAAAAGGATTGTAAGTCCAAGTGGAATTATAGCAGCTCAGAGactttcttttccttttaatttatttaatttcctCTGATTTAAGATTTATTGGTGACTCTGATTTGGTCAGTTGGGCCATCGGGAAAGTCTgaattatatgatattttctattttcttaccACTATTTTCAGTCATTCTATTTATGATCATTGTAATATTAGTCAAACGATGGCCAAGTTCAACCATTATTTTGTTCTAGAAAAGGGTAACCCATTGAACTGAACGAAGAAAAACAGGCATATAACACTATTGCTacaaatataagtttttttgttgttgttatccAATATCCACAACCATAGGCTTCAATTTAGATGTGcacaaagaaacataaaaatggGAAAAACCAAACTATTATAGCAATTTTAATTTACAGCTCATTATACTAActcttaaattaattattttacacAAACATagacatattatatataaacatatagaaatatatatttgatgatatatatgaacaaatatatagtaaaattcCAGAGAcatttaactttataaaatGTTTGGCTAATTACTTTATAAAAACGCGgcagatttaaaatttagtattattcAATGTAAATCAATATCCAAAACGTTATAGTTGACCACTGgaaatttttttggtcaaatatggCTTAGCAATTAAAAATCCCCTTCTCTAAATAAATATTCTTAGTCGGATGATGAAATATGCGATGAATGAATGGAGTcttatagaaataaatataatcaaatctGTTGGAACTTTACCTTTGGGGGCACACGgaaatttgaattttgattATAATATGTCTAATGATCAATGGTCTAAGTCTAACTAAGCAACAATAGATAATTTCCCTGCTGTCGAATGACAAGATTTTCCGTTTTAATGTGTGCAGTTTGATTGTGTTTACTCTGAAATGAtaagaaattttcaaatatcatttaacattttcaaaaatagagAGGATTTGAAGATATTTCTCATACAGACAAAAATGAAGAACCTCCAATTTTTCTTACAATCGTTAATGTTAGCTAGCAAAAGGCACATATATTAACCTAGGAGCTAATAGATTAAAATTAACCTAGGAGCTTAATACAAGccagtaaatttaaaatatgacaaacattgtattatttttatttttttcaactgaCAGACATTGTATTATAGAAAGAAGAAAAGGACAATTATaagatgtaaaatataaaaagacaaAGTAGCGCAAAAAAAGAATTAGATGCGTATTGGTCGTCGTCATGCATGCAACTGTCTAGAGAACTGGAAATACACGTTTCTTGAGTTACATATtcatttttggaaaatttcagtCTATCGTTTGATTCATATCTTATTTGATCGTTTAATTAGGAGGAAGATTCTTTGACCGAAACCAAAGAATTAGTTTTCCAACTTAACAGGCAATATCGAAGTGCCATATACACGTTGTAGACTTGTACTTGTAC contains:
- the LOC130506051 gene encoding probable BOI-related E3 ubiquitin-protein ligase 2, coding for MHCIENKSLFPEKQTDQTLLILFITSFSVLSLLKEKQSLFFSVLAVKEMAIQAQLSYNNAPFIGTSGPEFSLINDDGGIQIDQSYTNQQALFHHQQNRSQGFLDVHMEKQRQEIDQFIRIQSERLRYALQEQRKQETETILRKMETKALVLMAHKEEEMSRALSKNMELENLLRKMETENQTWQRTARENEAMVATLNSTLEQVRERAAACRDDGTAAEDEGSFCGGDDGDNFPMSSCCLNCGSSGETRVVFLPCRHLCCCTGCEDGLALCPICNTPKKNRIEAFVF